From a single Streptomyces misionensis genomic region:
- a CDS encoding CGNR zinc finger domain-containing protein, with the protein MNDRSAAPGGLALVESLVNTVDLESGVDALDTPQGRERFGIAEDGLAEARELRESLRAALLAHAGHPPHRSVTPLGDLLARAPLYVAVDAQDGSAALAPGADAPLPSRIAAAVAGALVAGTWMRLKACEAETCHWAYYDRSPAGRGRWCSMRVCGARAKMRRYRAKGA; encoded by the coding sequence ATGAATGACAGATCGGCGGCTCCCGGCGGCCTTGCCCTGGTCGAGTCCCTGGTCAACACCGTGGACCTGGAGAGCGGCGTCGACGCGCTGGACACTCCGCAGGGGCGCGAGCGCTTCGGGATCGCCGAGGACGGCCTGGCCGAGGCACGGGAGCTGCGGGAGTCGCTGCGGGCCGCGCTGCTCGCCCACGCCGGGCATCCACCGCACCGGTCGGTCACCCCGCTCGGCGACCTGCTGGCCCGCGCGCCGCTGTACGTCGCCGTCGACGCCCAGGACGGCTCGGCGGCCCTCGCCCCGGGCGCGGACGCCCCGCTGCCGTCCCGGATCGCCGCGGCCGTCGCCGGGGCGCTGGTGGCCGGCACCTGGATGCGGCTGAAGGCGTGCGAGGCCGAGACCTGCCACTGGGCGTACTACGACCGCAGCCCCGCCGGGCGGGGCCGCTGGTGCTCGATGCGGGTCTGCGGGGCGCGCGCCAAGATGCGGCGCTACCGGGCCAAGGGGGCCTGA
- a CDS encoding VOC family protein, producing the protein MALAKLGVVVLDCPDPGALARFYAEVLGGTVGREEDDWVELPVPGGQTLAFQRAAGHTPPQWPSEERSQQFHLDLDVPDLDAAEEGVLKLGAKPLDTDDRSRSFRVYADPAGHPFCLCAC; encoded by the coding sequence ATGGCTCTCGCCAAGCTCGGTGTGGTGGTCCTGGACTGTCCCGATCCCGGCGCGCTGGCCCGCTTCTACGCCGAGGTGCTCGGCGGCACGGTGGGGCGCGAGGAGGACGACTGGGTGGAACTGCCGGTGCCCGGCGGGCAGACGCTGGCCTTCCAGCGGGCCGCCGGGCACACCCCGCCGCAGTGGCCCTCCGAGGAGCGCTCGCAGCAGTTCCACCTGGACCTGGACGTGCCGGACCTGGACGCGGCGGAGGAAGGGGTCCTCAAGCTGGGGGCGAAGCCCCTGGACACCGACGACCGCTCCCGCTCCTTCCGGGTGTACGCCGATCCGGCGGGACACCCGTTCTGTCTCTGCGCCTGCTGA
- a CDS encoding VOC family protein, which produces MASVARFRNIVLDCRDPHALAAFYAAVAGGTPQAESDDWVVLQIPDGPRLGFQLAPDHTPPQWPRADHNGQQLHLDFDAGSTWAEIDAAHEKVLALGARPLDLEDREKKDFQVYADPAGHPFCLCRIEHA; this is translated from the coding sequence ATGGCGTCCGTCGCCCGTTTCCGCAACATCGTGCTCGACTGCCGTGACCCGCATGCCCTGGCCGCCTTCTACGCGGCGGTGGCCGGGGGCACCCCGCAGGCGGAGTCCGACGACTGGGTGGTACTCCAGATCCCGGACGGCCCCCGGCTGGGCTTCCAGCTCGCCCCGGACCACACGCCGCCGCAGTGGCCCCGCGCCGACCACAACGGCCAGCAGCTGCACCTCGACTTCGACGCCGGCAGCACCTGGGCGGAGATCGACGCCGCCCACGAGAAGGTCCTGGCGCTCGGCGCCCGCCCGCTGGACCTGGAGGACCGGGAGAAGAAGGACTTCCAGGTGTACGCCGACCCGGCCGGGCATCCGTTCTGCCTGTGCCGGATCGAGCACGCCTAG
- a CDS encoding dipeptidase: MANLDEARALLREFPVVDGHNDLPWALREKSGYDLDRLDIAGHQHEHLHTDIPRLRAGGVGAQYWSVYVPAEQPDPVAATLEQIDCVRQLLDRYQADLAPALTAADMEAARGEGRIASLMGAEGGHSIANSLGTLRGLHALGVRYLTLTHNSNVDWADSATDTPKANGLTAFGREVVREMNRIGMLVDLSHVAPSTMRDALDATSAPVIFSHSSARAVCDHPRNIPDDVLERLPANGGMAMVTFVPKFVLQAAVDWTAAADENMRAHGLHHLDTSAEAMRIHRAFEERTPRPVATVSVVADHLDHMREVAGIDHLGIGGDYDGTAFTPDGLDDVSGYPNLLAELLERGWSRADLAKLTWQNAVRVLGAAEDVARDLQSRRGPSHATIESLDG; this comes from the coding sequence GTGGCGAACCTGGACGAGGCCCGCGCCCTGCTGCGCGAGTTCCCGGTGGTCGACGGCCACAACGACCTGCCGTGGGCGCTGCGCGAGAAGTCGGGGTACGACCTGGACCGGCTCGACATCGCCGGGCACCAGCACGAGCACCTGCACACCGACATCCCGCGGCTGCGCGCGGGCGGTGTCGGTGCCCAGTACTGGTCGGTCTACGTCCCGGCCGAGCAGCCGGACCCGGTCGCCGCGACGCTGGAACAGATCGACTGCGTACGGCAGTTGCTGGACCGCTACCAGGCGGACCTGGCGCCCGCGCTGACCGCCGCCGACATGGAGGCGGCGCGCGGCGAGGGCCGTATCGCCTCCCTGATGGGCGCCGAGGGCGGGCACTCCATCGCCAACTCCCTCGGCACCCTGCGCGGTCTGCACGCGCTCGGCGTGCGCTACCTGACCCTCACCCACAACTCCAATGTGGACTGGGCGGATTCGGCGACCGACACGCCGAAGGCGAACGGCCTGACCGCGTTCGGCCGCGAGGTCGTGCGCGAGATGAACCGGATCGGCATGTTGGTCGACCTCTCGCACGTGGCGCCCTCGACCATGCGCGACGCGCTGGACGCGACCTCCGCGCCGGTGATCTTCTCGCACTCCTCCGCCCGCGCGGTCTGCGACCACCCCCGCAACATCCCGGACGACGTGCTGGAGCGGCTGCCCGCCAACGGCGGCATGGCGATGGTGACGTTCGTGCCGAAGTTCGTGCTCCAGGCGGCCGTGGACTGGACGGCCGCGGCCGACGAGAACATGCGCGCCCACGGCCTGCACCACCTGGACACCAGCGCCGAGGCGATGAGGATCCACCGCGCCTTCGAGGAGCGCACCCCGCGCCCCGTCGCCACGGTGTCGGTGGTCGCCGACCACCTGGACCACATGCGCGAGGTCGCCGGCATCGACCACCTCGGCATCGGCGGCGACTACGACGGCACGGCCTTCACCCCGGACGGCCTCGACGACGTCTCCGGCTACCCGAACCTCCTCGCGGAGCTGCTGGAGCGCGGCTGGTCCAGGGCGGACCTGGCCAAGCTCACCTGGCAGAACGCGGTGCGGGTGCTGGGCGCGGCGGAGGACGTCGCCCGCGACCTCCAGTCGCGGCGCGGCCCGTCCCACGCCACGATCGAGTCGCTCGACGGCTGA
- the purE gene encoding 5-(carboxyamino)imidazole ribonucleotide mutase codes for MSPALPSSPLVGIVMGSDSDWPVMEAAAKALDEFEIAYEVDVVSAHRMPREMITYGEQAADRGLKAIIAGAGGAAHLPGMLASVTPLPVIGVPVPLKYLDGMDSLLSIVQMPAGVPVATVSVAGARNAGLLAARMLAAHDEDLLHRMRDFQHDLNEQATEKGKRLRAKVEGAGGFGFGK; via the coding sequence ATGAGCCCTGCCCTCCCGTCCTCCCCGCTGGTCGGCATCGTCATGGGGTCGGACTCCGACTGGCCCGTCATGGAGGCCGCCGCCAAGGCCCTGGACGAGTTCGAGATCGCGTACGAGGTCGACGTCGTCTCGGCGCACCGGATGCCCCGCGAGATGATCACGTACGGCGAGCAGGCAGCCGACCGCGGGCTCAAGGCGATCATCGCCGGGGCCGGGGGCGCCGCCCATCTGCCGGGCATGCTGGCCTCGGTCACCCCGCTGCCGGTCATCGGCGTGCCGGTGCCGCTGAAGTACCTCGACGGCATGGACTCCCTGCTGTCGATCGTGCAGATGCCGGCCGGCGTCCCGGTCGCCACGGTCTCCGTGGCCGGTGCCCGCAACGCCGGACTGCTCGCGGCCCGGATGCTCGCCGCGCACGACGAGGACCTGCTGCACCGCATGCGCGACTTCCAGCACGACCTCAACGAGCAGGCCACCGAGAAGGGCAAGCGGCTGCGCGCCAAGGTCGAGGGCGCCGGCGGCTTCGGGTTCGGGAAGTGA
- a CDS encoding 5-(carboxyamino)imidazole ribonucleotide synthase: MTFPVVGMVGGGQLARMTHEAGIPLGIRFKLLSDTPQDSAAQVVGDVVIGDYRDLDTLREFARGCDVITFDHEHVPTEHLRALEADGIPVRPGPDALVHAQDKGVMRARLDAIGIPCPRHRIVADPEDVVRFAGEGDGFPVVLKTVRGGYDGKGVWVVETPEEAAEPFRAGVPVLAEEKVDYVRELAANVVRSPHGQAVAYPVVESQQVNGVCDTVIAPAPDLDEELALEAEQMALTIAKELGVVGHLAVELFQTRDGRILVNELAMRPHNSGHWSMDGAITSQFANHVRAVLDLPLGDPRPRAPWTVMVNVLGGDYPDMYSAYLHCMARDPKLKIHMYGKDVKPGRKVGHVNTYGDDLDDVLERARHAAGYLRGTITE, from the coding sequence GTGACGTTCCCGGTAGTCGGCATGGTCGGCGGGGGGCAGCTCGCGCGTATGACGCACGAAGCGGGCATCCCGTTGGGCATCAGGTTCAAGCTCCTCAGTGACACTCCCCAGGATTCCGCGGCGCAGGTCGTGGGCGATGTCGTCATCGGCGACTATCGCGATCTCGACACGCTGCGCGAGTTCGCGCGCGGATGCGACGTGATCACCTTCGATCACGAACACGTACCCACCGAGCACCTCAGGGCCCTGGAGGCGGACGGCATCCCCGTGCGCCCGGGGCCCGACGCGCTGGTGCACGCCCAGGACAAGGGCGTGATGCGGGCGCGGCTCGACGCGATCGGCATCCCGTGCCCACGGCACCGGATCGTCGCCGATCCGGAGGACGTGGTGCGGTTCGCGGGCGAGGGCGACGGCTTCCCCGTCGTCCTGAAGACCGTCCGCGGCGGCTACGACGGCAAGGGCGTCTGGGTGGTGGAGACCCCCGAGGAGGCCGCCGAGCCGTTCCGGGCGGGCGTCCCGGTCCTCGCCGAGGAGAAGGTCGACTACGTCCGCGAGCTGGCCGCCAACGTCGTCCGCTCCCCGCACGGCCAGGCCGTCGCCTACCCGGTGGTGGAGTCCCAGCAGGTGAACGGGGTGTGCGACACGGTGATCGCCCCGGCCCCCGACCTGGACGAGGAGCTGGCCCTGGAGGCCGAGCAGATGGCCCTCACCATCGCCAAGGAGCTGGGCGTCGTCGGGCACCTCGCCGTCGAGCTGTTCCAGACCCGCGACGGCCGCATCCTCGTCAACGAGCTGGCGATGCGCCCGCACAACTCCGGCCACTGGTCCATGGACGGCGCGATCACCTCGCAGTTCGCCAACCACGTCCGCGCCGTCCTCGACCTGCCGCTCGGCGACCCGCGCCCGCGCGCCCCGTGGACGGTGATGGTCAACGTGCTGGGCGGCGACTACCCGGACATGTACTCCGCGTACTTGCACTGCATGGCCCGCGACCCCAAGCTCAAGATCCACATGTACGGCAAGGACGTGAAGCCCGGCCGCAAGGTCGGACACGTCAACACCTACGGCGACGACCTGGACGACGTGCTGGAGCGCGCCCGTCACGCAGCCGGCTACCTGAGAGGCACCATCACCGAATGA
- a CDS encoding GtrA family protein, whose amino-acid sequence MEQRSSGLQRLVGEVAKFGAVGGAGVLVNLGVFNLVRHMSDLPVVRASIIATVVAIAFNYVGFRYWTYRDRDRSGRTKELTLFLFFSAIGLVIENGVLFLATYGLHWDTPLESNVFKFLGIGIATLFRFWSYRTWVFRALPAQEAESILAAESRRAPAGPEPKTQRVP is encoded by the coding sequence ATGGAACAGCGTTCCTCGGGGCTGCAACGGCTCGTGGGCGAGGTGGCCAAGTTCGGCGCCGTCGGCGGCGCCGGAGTCCTGGTCAATCTGGGCGTTTTCAACCTGGTCCGGCATATGTCCGACCTTCCGGTGGTGCGCGCCAGCATCATCGCGACCGTGGTCGCCATCGCGTTCAACTACGTCGGCTTCCGCTACTGGACGTACCGGGACCGTGACCGCAGCGGCCGGACCAAGGAACTCACGCTCTTCCTGTTCTTCAGCGCGATCGGTCTGGTGATCGAGAACGGCGTGCTCTTCCTGGCCACCTACGGCCTCCACTGGGACACCCCGCTGGAGAGCAACGTCTTCAAGTTCCTCGGCATCGGCATCGCCACCCTGTTCCGGTTCTGGTCGTACCGCACCTGGGTGTTCCGCGCGCTGCCCGCGCAGGAGGCGGAGTCGATCCTGGCGGCCGAGTCCCGCCGGGCGCCCGCCGGGCCCGAGCCGAAGACCCAGCGGGTCCCGTAG
- a CDS encoding ATP-binding protein — MRRRLIQSTLAVVLVVIAVFGVSLVIVESRTISNSAQERVESEAVRLASIVDSRILASEHVDTDALRNPVSKDQYAVIRVPGRPPIEIGTRPVGDVIHATQHGEEGETVTVQEPRSAVTREVGRTLLIIGLVALLAVVAAVLLAVRQANRLASPLTDLAETAERLGSGDPRPRHKRYGVPELDRVADVLDSSAERIARMLTAERRLAADASHQLRTPLTALSMRLEEITLTDDPDIVKEEANVALTQVERLTDVVERLLTNSRDPRTGSAVTFDLDEVIQQQLAEWRPAYRGVGRAIVSSGKRHLQAVGTPGAVAQVLAALIENSLMHGGGTVALRTRVTGNQAVVEVTDEGPGVPADLGARIFERTISGRNSTGIGLAVARDLAEADGGRLELLQSQPPVFGLFLSRTPPAHRADDEAYPTVR, encoded by the coding sequence ATGCGTCGACGTCTCATCCAGTCCACCCTCGCCGTCGTCCTCGTGGTGATCGCCGTCTTCGGCGTCTCCCTGGTGATCGTCGAGAGCCGCACGATCAGCAACAGCGCCCAGGAGCGGGTGGAGTCCGAGGCGGTGCGGCTGGCCAGCATCGTGGACAGCCGGATCCTGGCCTCGGAGCACGTCGACACCGACGCGCTGCGCAACCCGGTCAGCAAGGACCAGTACGCGGTGATCCGCGTGCCCGGCCGGCCGCCGATCGAGATCGGCACCCGGCCCGTGGGCGACGTCATCCACGCCACGCAGCACGGCGAGGAGGGCGAGACGGTCACCGTGCAGGAGCCGCGCTCCGCGGTGACCCGCGAGGTCGGCCGCACCCTGCTGATCATCGGTCTGGTGGCGCTGCTCGCGGTGGTCGCCGCGGTCCTGCTCGCGGTACGGCAGGCCAACCGGCTCGCCTCCCCGCTGACCGACCTCGCCGAGACCGCCGAACGGCTGGGCTCCGGCGACCCGCGCCCGCGGCACAAGCGGTACGGCGTGCCCGAGCTGGACCGGGTCGCCGATGTGCTGGACTCCTCCGCCGAGCGGATCGCCCGCATGCTGACCGCCGAGCGGCGGCTGGCCGCCGACGCCTCCCACCAGCTGCGCACCCCGCTCACCGCGCTGTCGATGCGGCTGGAGGAGATCACCCTCACCGATGACCCGGACATCGTGAAGGAGGAGGCGAACGTCGCGCTCACCCAGGTCGAGCGGCTGACCGACGTGGTCGAGCGGCTGCTGACGAACTCCCGCGACCCCCGTACCGGCTCCGCCGTCACCTTCGACCTGGACGAGGTCATCCAGCAGCAGCTCGCCGAGTGGCGGCCCGCCTACCGCGGCGTGGGCCGGGCCATCGTCTCCTCCGGCAAGCGGCACCTCCAGGCCGTGGGCACGCCGGGCGCGGTCGCCCAGGTGCTGGCCGCGCTGATCGAGAACTCGCTGATGCACGGTGGCGGCACCGTCGCCCTGCGTACCCGGGTCACCGGCAACCAGGCCGTGGTCGAGGTGACGGACGAGGGGCCCGGGGTGCCGGCCGACCTGGGGGCGCGGATCTTCGAGCGGACCATCAGCGGCCGCAACTCCACGGGCATCGGCCTCGCCGTCGCCCGGGACCTCGCCGAGGCCGACGGCGGCCGGCTGGAGCTGCTCCAGTCCCAGCCGCCGGTGTTCGGCCTGTTCCTGTCCCGCACGCCCCCGGCGCACCGGGCGGACGACGAGGCGTACCCGACCGTCCGCTGA
- a CDS encoding response regulator transcription factor gives MTRVLLAEDDASISEPLARALRREGYEVEVREDGPTALDAGMQGGVDLVVLDLGLPGMDGLEVARRLRSDGHTVPILILTARADEVDTVVGLDAGADDYVTKPFRLAELLARVRALLRRGAAEPQQPPATHGVRIDVESHRAWMGDEELQLTAKEFDLLRVLVRDAGRVVTRDQLMREVWDTTWWSSTKTLDMHISWLRKKLGDDAANPRYIATVRGVGFRFEKS, from the coding sequence ATGACCCGTGTACTGCTCGCCGAGGACGACGCGTCCATCTCGGAGCCGCTGGCCCGCGCCCTGCGCCGGGAAGGTTACGAGGTCGAGGTGCGCGAGGACGGACCCACCGCGCTCGACGCCGGAATGCAGGGCGGTGTCGACCTGGTCGTACTGGACCTGGGCCTGCCCGGCATGGACGGCCTGGAGGTCGCCCGCCGGCTGCGCTCCGACGGCCACACCGTGCCGATCCTCATCCTTACCGCGCGGGCCGACGAGGTGGACACCGTCGTCGGTCTGGACGCGGGCGCCGACGACTACGTCACCAAGCCCTTCCGGCTCGCCGAACTGCTCGCCCGCGTACGGGCGCTGCTGCGGCGCGGTGCCGCCGAGCCTCAGCAGCCGCCGGCCACGCACGGCGTGCGCATCGACGTCGAGTCGCACCGCGCGTGGATGGGCGACGAGGAACTCCAGCTCACCGCCAAGGAGTTCGACCTGCTGCGCGTCCTGGTGCGGGACGCCGGCCGGGTGGTCACGCGCGACCAGCTGATGCGCGAGGTCTGGGACACCACCTGGTGGTCGTCCACCAAGACCCTCGACATGCACATCTCCTGGCTGCGCAAGAAGCTCGGCGACGACGCGGCCAACCCCCGCTACATCGCCACGGTCCGAGGCGTGGGCTTCCGCTTCGAGAAGAGCTGA
- a CDS encoding peptide MFS transporter: MASSLTKDSVHPGTPGTEKTFFGHPRGLATLFMTEMWERFSYYGMRALLPLYLVAPGGLHLSAGTATAIYAVYLSLVYLLALPGGWVADRLLGPRKTVAAAGLIIMLGHLCLALPAAASFFVGLVLVAIGSGLLKANISTMVGHLYDGPNDGRRDGGFTLFYIGINLGAFVAPLVIGTIGENVNWHLGFALAALGMALGLVQYLLGGRHLSEQSKVVPTPMTAQEKSATLRKGLIWLVIAAVFYGIVGFTGHFTLNWALIPLTLIGLIVPILVIARILRDKDLDGEERTKVRAYIWFFVAAAVFWMIYDQGGSTLSLFASDSAKNTILGWNFPVSWYQSVNPVMIMALAPVFAWLWLALNRRGKEPSTIVKFSSGLVLVGASFFVFLAPLSIAQDGHKAAALWLVGIYFLQTVGELTLSPVGLSVTTKMAPKKYASQMMGVWFLAVTAGDSVTALLSNPAVGGVNLDKKGFVALEAVLAVVAGVAVWMYRNKVKKMMGDVR, from the coding sequence ATGGCGTCCAGCCTGACGAAGGACTCGGTCCACCCGGGCACCCCCGGCACCGAGAAGACCTTCTTCGGCCACCCCCGCGGCCTGGCCACCCTCTTCATGACCGAGATGTGGGAGCGCTTCTCCTACTACGGCATGAGGGCCCTGCTCCCGCTGTACCTGGTGGCTCCGGGTGGCCTGCACCTGAGTGCGGGCACGGCGACGGCGATCTACGCCGTCTACCTGTCGCTCGTGTACCTGCTCGCGCTGCCCGGCGGCTGGGTCGCCGACCGGCTCCTCGGCCCCCGCAAGACGGTCGCGGCCGCCGGTCTGATCATCATGCTGGGCCATCTGTGCCTGGCCCTGCCGGCCGCCGCGAGCTTCTTCGTCGGCCTGGTGCTGGTCGCCATCGGTTCCGGCCTGCTCAAGGCCAACATCTCGACCATGGTCGGCCACCTGTACGACGGCCCGAACGACGGACGCCGCGACGGTGGCTTCACCCTCTTCTACATCGGCATCAACCTGGGCGCCTTCGTCGCACCGCTGGTCATCGGCACCATCGGTGAGAACGTCAACTGGCACCTCGGCTTCGCGCTGGCCGCGCTCGGCATGGCGCTGGGCCTGGTCCAGTACCTGCTCGGCGGCCGTCACCTGAGCGAGCAGAGCAAGGTCGTCCCGACGCCGATGACGGCCCAGGAGAAGTCCGCCACCCTGCGCAAGGGCCTGATCTGGCTCGTCATCGCCGCGGTCTTCTACGGCATCGTCGGCTTCACCGGCCACTTCACCCTCAACTGGGCGCTGATCCCGCTGACCCTCATCGGCCTGATCGTGCCGATCCTGGTCATCGCGCGCATCCTGCGGGACAAGGACCTCGACGGCGAGGAGCGCACGAAGGTCCGGGCGTACATCTGGTTCTTCGTCGCCGCCGCGGTCTTCTGGATGATCTACGACCAGGGTGGTTCGACCCTGTCGCTGTTCGCGTCCGACTCGGCCAAGAACACGATCCTCGGCTGGAACTTCCCGGTCTCCTGGTACCAGTCGGTCAACCCGGTCATGATCATGGCCCTGGCGCCGGTCTTCGCCTGGCTCTGGCTCGCGCTGAACCGGCGCGGCAAGGAGCCGAGCACGATCGTGAAGTTCTCCTCCGGCCTGGTCCTGGTCGGCGCGTCCTTCTTCGTCTTCCTCGCCCCGCTGTCCATCGCGCAGGACGGTCACAAGGCCGCCGCGCTGTGGCTGGTCGGCATCTACTTCCTGCAGACCGTCGGTGAGCTGACGCTGTCGCCGGTGGGTCTGTCCGTGACGACGAAGATGGCGCCGAAGAAGTACGCCTCGCAGATGATGGGCGTCTGGTTCCTCGCGGTCACCGCGGGCGACTCCGTGACCGCGCTGCTGTCCAACCCGGCGGTCGGCGGGGTCAACCTCGACAAGAAGGGCTTCGTGGCCCTGGAGGCGGTGCTGGCCGTCGTCGCCGGTGTGGCGGTGTGGATGTACCGCAACAAGGTGAAGAAGATGATGGGCGACGTGCGCTAG
- a CDS encoding ATP-binding protein, with the protein MSTTRPYSPGDRGPEPSGASGASEEDTPSGAPSVMGATVSSVPPSGADAGVAGASSGRQVRRLELRGESGVVPLARDFTRQALYAWGWLPAAAADRRAAAEDVLLVVSELVTNACLHAEGPDELVLTCDNKVIRLEVSDRGTGQPAPRNPHRAGRPGGHGMFIVQRLCLDWGVLRSPGRPGKTVWAELGAPA; encoded by the coding sequence ATGAGCACCACCCGGCCCTACTCGCCGGGCGACCGCGGCCCGGAGCCGAGCGGCGCTTCCGGGGCGTCCGAGGAGGACACGCCGTCCGGCGCGCCCTCCGTCATGGGCGCGACCGTGTCGTCCGTGCCGCCGTCCGGGGCCGACGCCGGCGTCGCCGGGGCGTCGTCCGGGCGGCAGGTCCGCAGGCTGGAGCTGCGGGGGGAGAGCGGCGTCGTGCCGCTCGCCCGCGACTTCACCCGGCAGGCGCTGTACGCCTGGGGCTGGCTGCCCGCCGCGGCCGCCGACCGGCGTGCCGCGGCCGAGGACGTCCTGCTCGTGGTCTCCGAACTCGTCACCAACGCCTGTCTGCACGCCGAGGGCCCCGACGAGCTGGTCCTCACCTGCGACAACAAGGTGATCCGTCTGGAGGTCAGCGACCGCGGCACCGGCCAGCCGGCCCCCCGCAACCCGCACCGCGCCGGACGTCCCGGCGGCCACGGCATGTTCATCGTCCAGCGCCTGTGCCTGGACTGGGGTGTCCTGCGCAGCCCCGGACGGCCCGGCAAGACGGTGTGGGCGGAGCTGGGCGCCCCGGCCTGA
- a CDS encoding STAS domain-containing protein → MDHGTVGSAQSGRLLVEVREEGASAVVTPAGELDHHTADLLREPLDDLLGKGFSRLVVDCSRLDFCDSTGLNVLLGARLKAEAAGGGVHLAGMQPVVARVFEITGAEAVFTVHDSVADALAGEGGGAD, encoded by the coding sequence ATGGACCACGGGACGGTCGGCAGCGCACAGTCGGGCCGGCTTCTGGTGGAGGTGCGTGAAGAGGGCGCCAGCGCCGTTGTCACACCGGCGGGTGAGCTCGACCACCACACCGCCGATCTGCTGCGCGAGCCCCTCGACGACCTCCTCGGCAAGGGATTCTCACGGCTCGTGGTGGACTGCTCGCGCCTCGACTTCTGCGACTCCACGGGGCTCAACGTCCTGCTCGGGGCCCGGCTCAAGGCGGAGGCCGCCGGTGGCGGGGTCCACCTGGCCGGAATGCAGCCCGTCGTCGCCCGCGTGTTCGAGATCACCGGGGCCGAGGCGGTCTTCACCGTCCACGACTCCGTGGCGGACGCGCTGGCCGGGGAGGGCGGCGGCGCCGACTGA
- a CDS encoding RNA polymerase sigma factor SigF, with translation MSPRLDASPTPTATSTPPPEQLDHPIDLHDPFEGLPEIPPYDEVGPVDARALSKTLFERLETLEEGTHEYAYVRNTLVELNLALVKFAASRFRSRSEPMEDIIQVGTIGLIKAIDRFELARGVEFPTFAMPTIIGEIKRFFRDTSWSVRVPRRLQELRLDLAKAGDELAQQLDRAPTVAELAERLGITNEEVVEGMAASNAYTASSLDAQPEEDETEGALADRIGYEDHGIEGIEYIESLKPLIAGLPARDRKILSLRFVANMTQSEIGEELGISQMHVSRLLSRTLVRLRKGLTVEE, from the coding sequence ATGTCACCCCGGCTCGACGCCTCGCCTACCCCGACCGCGACGTCGACACCCCCACCGGAACAACTGGACCATCCCATCGATCTCCACGACCCCTTCGAGGGGCTCCCGGAGATCCCCCCTTACGACGAGGTCGGTCCCGTCGACGCACGGGCCCTGTCCAAGACCCTCTTCGAGCGTCTGGAGACGCTGGAGGAAGGGACGCACGAGTACGCGTACGTCCGCAACACCCTCGTCGAGCTGAACCTCGCGCTGGTCAAGTTCGCCGCCTCCCGCTTCCGCTCCCGCAGCGAGCCGATGGAGGACATCATCCAGGTCGGCACCATCGGCCTGATCAAGGCGATCGACCGCTTCGAGCTCGCGCGCGGCGTCGAGTTCCCCACCTTCGCGATGCCAACCATCATCGGCGAGATCAAGCGCTTCTTCCGCGACACCTCGTGGTCCGTGCGCGTGCCGCGCCGGCTGCAGGAGCTGCGCCTGGACCTGGCGAAGGCCGGGGACGAGCTGGCCCAGCAGCTGGACCGCGCGCCGACCGTCGCGGAGCTGGCCGAGCGCCTCGGCATCACCAACGAGGAGGTGGTCGAGGGCATGGCGGCCTCGAACGCCTACACCGCCTCCTCGCTGGACGCCCAGCCCGAGGAGGACGAGACCGAGGGCGCGCTCGCGGACCGCATCGGGTACGAGGACCACGGGATCGAGGGGATCGAGTACATCGAGTCCCTCAAGCCCCTGATCGCCGGGCTGCCCGCGCGCGACCGCAAGATCCTCTCGCTGCGCTTCGTGGCCAACATGACCCAGTCGGAGATCGGCGAGGAGCTCGGCATCTCCCAGATGCACGTGTCCCGGCTGCTGTCCCGCACGCTGGTACGGCTGCGCAAGGGACTGACGGTGGAGGAGTGA